The sequence TACGCGCATATCAAGAAGTAATTCAACGCTTCCCTAACACAGATTATGCAATTGCAGCCAAACAACGTATTGTGATTATTACCAACCGCCTTGCTCGACGTGATTTGCAGGTCGCACAATTTTACTATGACCGCCAAGCTTACTTAGCGGCGGCTAATCGCGCACAACGTATTATTGAAGAATACCCTAATTCTCAAAGTAGCCGCAAAGCACTTGTTATGTTGCGCAAAGCCCATCAAAAAATGGGCTTAGATCAAACAGCGGCTGACATTCAGCAGGTTATTGAGCTGAATCGTTAAACTCTACCCTATTGTTGATAATTTGATCGCCGCGTTGCAAACGACGCGGCAAATCAAACGCCTCTTCTGGATCCACTCGAATATCCATCCAACTCATACCCCAATGTAAATGCGGACCCGTTGCTCGCCCCGTAGCACCCATCGTAGCAATCACTTGCCCCTGCTCAACTTGATCACCAACCTGAACAAAGATTTCTTCAAGGTGCAGAAAATCTGAGCGCAGACCGTAACCATGATCGACAAACACTGTACCACCACTTAATTCCATATCTGATACCAGCGTGACTTCCCCTGCTGCCGGTGCTAAAATCGGCGTGCCGGTTGCATTGGCAATATCAACACCAAAGTGCGGGCGTCTTGGCTCACCATTCAAAATACGCTGACTACCCCACACGCCAGTAATGGTGCCTTCGGCAGGCCAAATAAACGGCACCATAAAATCAGTCCGATCTAACATTAAGTCTCGTGCGGCCTTTGCTAAGGCGGCATCACGTCGAATACGCGCTTGTGCTTCTGGATCAGGGGTCACGAAACGTTGTGGCAAACCATCAATACGCTGAATTAAATAATCTTTCTTGGTTAAATCGATTTGAATATCAAAGCGAGGATGATCCGGTGGCGTAATCCGCACACTCACTGGCAAGGCCTGATCACGGCTAAATCCTATTAAGGCACGCCCTTGGGCATCAGCTTGCCATTTTCTTTGCCCCCATTCCAGTTGACTCATGGGTGGAACATGAATCAGTGCCCAGCCGCCCTGAATCAATCGCCCCTCAACAGATAATTGTTCACTCGCCGCTGTTGTAGCAGCCGCATAAACCTTTTGTGAACTCGCTATGCTGATTAAACCTGTTCCAACGATCAACGCACCACAGAGTGCAAGGGTTATTTTTTTTCTAAAGGCTATCATTGTTTATCCTAATAATTCCGCTATCGCTTGATTGGCTAATTGATCCACTCGCTCATTTTCTGGGTGACCACTATGGCCTTTCACCCAGCACCATTCCACTTGATGTGCGGCTAAGGCTGAATCCAACCTTTGCCAAAGATCTTGATTCTTTACTGGCTTGTTGGCCGCTGTTTTCCAGCCCTTTAACTTCCAACCCGCTAACCACTGAGTCACGCCATTCTTAACATACTGAGAATCTGTGGTAATTTTAACCTGACATGGGCGGCTCAAGGCCTCAAACGCCATAATCGCCGCCATCAATTCCATACGATTATTAGTGGTGTTCGCATCATGACCATACAACTCTTTTTCTTTATCGCCATAACGAAGTAACACCCCCCATCCTCCTGGCCCTGGATTACCTTTACAACCACCATCTGTAAAGGCCTCTACTTGATTTGATGCCACAAATTACCCTCTTTTTATAAAATTTAACGCGATGACGCTTTTGTATGACGAGATTGCGCAACCACTGGCTTACTGCCGCTCACCCATTCACTTAGCTGACTCGCTTTGTGCGGGCGCAGTGGCACCCATTGCTGTTTTTTTGCCACCACAATATAGCTTTGTGACATGGACAATCCAAGCTTAGTTAGCGGTTGACCCATTCGCGACACATAACGCATAATAGGCTGAAACTTTTGATTTACTTTACTTTCAAAACAACGACTTAAAGAATACTCTTTAACCAAAACATCATATCCAAGCAAGCGTAACCAATCCACGAGGCGTTCCATTTTAATAATGTGTGCCGCCCGCCATTGAGCTTTATCTTGACCCATTCGTTGTCGTAATACTAAACAACTCAGTGGATTAAACCCAGTAATCACTAGATGGCCATCAGCTCGAATAAGTTCATCAACATAACGAATAAAACGATAAGGATCGAGTGTCGATTCCAGAGTATGAGGCAACAAAATTAAATCGATGCTGCTGGCAGCAAAGGGTTGGGCCATCAAGTTAGCCAACACTAAACGCTCTGCGACTTGATCAGCAGAGGTTAAGGTTTCATCAACTAAAATATGATTTTTAATCCGTGACGTTGCCAATAAGCTCGTTTCACTCACCCGCCCCATTTGCACCAGATAGTAGCCAAATAAGTGATTAAGGTGCTGATCAATCAAGGTGCGTTCAAACTCCAACGCATATTGGCCAATCGGCGTTTTAAACCAATTTAGTAAATAACGTTGAAAACCAATATGAGAGTCGATAGCATCCTGTTGTTGCGTCATACCCCACCCTTGATATTTTATTTTTCACAATACAATGAATAGACTCTATGCATACCCAACTTCACCTAACGCGAGTATAATCGGGCTATAACTTTTAAGGAGCCGCCTGATGATTGTGCACAGCCTAACTGCGTTTAATGATAACTATATCTGGCTTATTGAACAACCACAGCATATTTGGGTGGTTGACCCAGGCGAGGCAAAACCCGTAATTGAATGGTTAGCACATCATCAACGCAGCTTAAGTGGCATCCTCATTACCCATCATCATGCTGATCACATAGGCGGTGTGGAAACACTGCTTGCTCATTACCCAGCTGCACGGGTTTTTGCACCAGCAACACTTCATAAAATACCCGTTACAGATCGCCTTAAAGAGGGCGATCAATTAGCGCTAGGTAATGCACATCTTAAAGTATTAGCAACACCAGGTCACACCCTCGACCATCTGTGCTTTATAGGGCAAGATGTGCTATTTTGTGGCGATACCCTATTTACCGGTGGCTGTGGACGCGTATTTGAGGGCACAACGGATCAAATGGCTGAGTCACTCGCCAAGATTAAAGCCTTACCTGCACACTTAAAAGTCTATTGTGGTCATGAGTATAGCTTGGCCAATTTAAATTTTGCAATCAGGGTCGAGCCAAACAACAAAAAACTGATTGAAAGGCGTAAATCCGTGAATCAGGCTTACATAGACCACCAAGCCATTGCGCCAACAAGCCTGCAAGTTGAACTCGATACCAATCCCTTCCTACGCACTGACGCAGCGGATGTAGCAACTGTTATTAGCCAAAGACTAAACAAAACAAAGCAACCCACCACAATTGGCCAACAATTTGCTTGTCTTCGAGCCTGGAAGGATGAATTAGATACGACTGGAATATTAGAAAAGACGTTTTAAAAATACATCTTAAAAATAGCTCACAAATACTTAGCCATGACTAAAAAATTATCTTACAATA comes from Thiomicrospira aerophila AL3 and encodes:
- a CDS encoding M23 family metallopeptidase, with the protein product MIAFRKKITLALCGALIVGTGLISIASSQKVYAAATTAASEQLSVEGRLIQGGWALIHVPPMSQLEWGQRKWQADAQGRALIGFSRDQALPVSVRITPPDHPRFDIQIDLTKKDYLIQRIDGLPQRFVTPDPEAQARIRRDAALAKAARDLMLDRTDFMVPFIWPAEGTITGVWGSQRILNGEPRRPHFGVDIANATGTPILAPAAGEVTLVSDMELSGGTVFVDHGYGLRSDFLHLEEIFVQVGDQVEQGQVIATMGATGRATGPHLHWGMSWMDIRVDPEEAFDLPRRLQRGDQIINNRVEFNDSAQ
- the rnhA gene encoding ribonuclease HI, encoding MASNQVEAFTDGGCKGNPGPGGWGVLLRYGDKEKELYGHDANTTNNRMELMAAIMAFEALSRPCQVKITTDSQYVKNGVTQWLAGWKLKGWKTAANKPVKNQDLWQRLDSALAAHQVEWCWVKGHSGHPENERVDQLANQAIAELLG
- a CDS encoding class I SAM-dependent methyltransferase codes for the protein MTQQQDAIDSHIGFQRYLLNWFKTPIGQYALEFERTLIDQHLNHLFGYYLVQMGRVSETSLLATSRIKNHILVDETLTSADQVAERLVLANLMAQPFAASSIDLILLPHTLESTLDPYRFIRYVDELIRADGHLVITGFNPLSCLVLRQRMGQDKAQWRAAHIIKMERLVDWLRLLGYDVLVKEYSLSRCFESKVNQKFQPIMRYVSRMGQPLTKLGLSMSQSYIVVAKKQQWVPLRPHKASQLSEWVSGSKPVVAQSRHTKASSR
- the gloB gene encoding hydroxyacylglutathione hydrolase, translating into MIVHSLTAFNDNYIWLIEQPQHIWVVDPGEAKPVIEWLAHHQRSLSGILITHHHADHIGGVETLLAHYPAARVFAPATLHKIPVTDRLKEGDQLALGNAHLKVLATPGHTLDHLCFIGQDVLFCGDTLFTGGCGRVFEGTTDQMAESLAKIKALPAHLKVYCGHEYSLANLNFAIRVEPNNKKLIERRKSVNQAYIDHQAIAPTSLQVELDTNPFLRTDAADVATVISQRLNKTKQPTTIGQQFACLRAWKDELDTTGILEKTF